The Pseudomonas baetica genome includes a region encoding these proteins:
- a CDS encoding RidA family protein produces the protein MANQDIIFTPDPDADSISSDVSTFNGIMVSTQIPTRADGSLELGGITEQSECTLQALKVALERAGSSMDRVMHLTIYLTDMADRAAFNEVYKRFFAKPWPVRAAVGVASLAVEGMRVEVTAMAAKA, from the coding sequence ATGGCCAACCAAGACATCATCTTCACTCCCGATCCGGACGCGGACTCGATTTCTTCCGACGTCAGCACTTTCAACGGCATCATGGTTTCTACTCAGATCCCGACCCGTGCCGACGGCAGCCTGGAACTGGGCGGCATCACCGAACAAAGCGAATGCACGCTGCAAGCACTGAAAGTGGCCCTGGAACGTGCCGGCAGTTCGATGGACCGCGTGATGCACCTGACCATCTACCTCACCGATATGGCGGATCGCGCTGCGTTCAACGAGGTTTACAAGCGCTTCTTCGCCAAGCCTTGGCCAGTGCGTGCAGCGGTGGGCGTGGCCTCCCTGGCTGTCGAAGGCATGCGTGTGGAAGTTACCGCGATGGCCGCCAAGGCCTGA
- a CDS encoding GNAT family N-acetyltransferase, protein MLVIRSRQLSVLEQGCRRQIAQSVLAELRCSTPHAVAGLSPVEIDDRLDTAVSRSVLQQLDARDDIEAFIRVSLIVGPHFDEYPPFKKTLASHDSQSRIPALFSLASAGDWNNASQFDIVSRYRKLPGRVDVSLTPLQECHAEAYCRHALHPDVWRLGRMKPMIAADDVLQKIRGLEANATTGFAIVDGEGRLLGAIFAGTGEAAIAISYWVARPAWGQGIASQALMQLQAARNNEKLMLTIDPGNAPSVKVATHCGFQQTGSLTFVA, encoded by the coding sequence ATGCTTGTGATTCGCTCCCGTCAACTATCGGTCCTTGAACAGGGCTGTCGTCGCCAAATCGCCCAGTCTGTCCTCGCCGAGTTGCGTTGTTCGACGCCTCACGCCGTGGCCGGGCTATCGCCGGTCGAAATCGATGATCGACTCGATACCGCAGTCTCCCGCTCCGTCTTGCAGCAACTTGACGCCCGTGATGATATCGAAGCGTTCATACGCGTTTCGCTGATCGTTGGACCGCATTTCGACGAGTACCCGCCGTTCAAAAAAACGCTGGCCAGTCATGACAGCCAGAGCCGCATTCCCGCGTTGTTTTCTCTGGCCAGCGCCGGGGACTGGAACAACGCCAGCCAGTTCGACATCGTCAGCCGCTACCGGAAACTGCCGGGGCGGGTGGATGTGTCGCTAACGCCCCTGCAAGAGTGTCACGCCGAGGCTTACTGTCGCCATGCGCTGCATCCTGATGTCTGGCGTCTCGGCCGGATGAAACCGATGATCGCTGCCGACGATGTGCTGCAAAAGATTCGAGGCCTCGAGGCAAACGCAACGACAGGCTTTGCCATCGTAGATGGTGAGGGTCGATTGTTGGGCGCCATCTTCGCGGGGACCGGAGAGGCGGCCATTGCCATTTCCTACTGGGTCGCCCGCCCGGCATGGGGGCAGGGCATCGCCAGTCAGGCGCTGATGCAACTTCAGGCTGCAAGGAACAATGAAAAGTTGATGCTGACCATCGATCCCGGCAACGCCCCGTCAGTTAAAGTCGCCACTCACTGTGGCTTTCAGCAAACCGGTTCACTCACGTTCGTGGCTTGA
- a CDS encoding cupin domain-containing protein, producing MSGFAHADDAQAMSWQKGLSRTDLVREDLGAADREVIQARVDFEPGVAAPRHVHPGVEVAYVISGTLEYQLQGRAPVTLKAGESLLIPQGVAHIARNVGAGKASELATYVVRKGEPLLVLQP from the coding sequence ATGAGCGGTTTTGCTCACGCCGACGATGCCCAGGCCATGAGCTGGCAAAAAGGGCTGAGCCGCACGGACCTGGTGCGCGAGGACCTCGGCGCTGCCGACCGTGAAGTCATTCAGGCCCGCGTTGACTTCGAGCCGGGCGTCGCCGCACCCCGGCATGTACATCCGGGGGTCGAGGTGGCTTACGTGATCAGTGGCACCTTGGAGTATCAACTGCAAGGCCGGGCGCCAGTGACGCTCAAGGCCGGAGAGTCGTTGCTGATTCCGCAAGGCGTAGCGCACATTGCCCGCAACGTCGGCGCGGGCAAGGCTTCGGAGTTGGCCACTTATGTTGTCAGGAAGGGGGAGCCACTGCTGGTTCTGCAGCCGTGA
- a CDS encoding alkene reductase, protein MMSTLFTPGAVGNLRTPNRVVMAPMTRSRSTQPGDVPNAMNAVYYAQRASAAFIVTEATQISPQGKGYSYTPGIYSDEQVAGWRLVTDAVHAAGGRIFLQLWHVGRMSHPDFHNGALPVAPSAIPFEGSIWKVDPETGVGSMAECPTPQALSREGIDAIIDDFRKAARNALKAGFDGVEVHGANGYLIDQFLRTTSNVRTDEYGGSRENRLRFLKDVMDAVIEEVGAERTAIRLAPFLTARGMACPDILPTILEAATYLQDKGIAYLHLVEADWDDAPTFPEEFRQAVRGRFRNAIVVAGKYDLDRAEWVLTKGYADFVAFGRKFVANPDLPLRLEKGYPLAGLEGAELFGGTERGYSDFPAWSRQA, encoded by the coding sequence CTGATGTCCACACTTTTTACGCCTGGCGCTGTTGGTAACCTGCGCACTCCCAATCGCGTGGTCATGGCCCCGATGACACGCTCGCGAAGCACTCAGCCTGGCGATGTGCCTAACGCCATGAACGCGGTCTACTACGCGCAGCGCGCATCGGCCGCATTCATCGTCACCGAAGCCACGCAAATTTCGCCACAGGGCAAAGGCTATTCCTATACGCCGGGTATTTACAGCGACGAACAGGTTGCAGGCTGGCGCTTGGTGACCGACGCCGTGCATGCCGCGGGCGGTCGTATTTTCCTGCAACTGTGGCACGTAGGGCGGATGTCGCACCCCGACTTCCACAATGGAGCGCTGCCGGTTGCGCCTTCTGCTATCCCGTTCGAGGGCAGCATCTGGAAAGTCGACCCCGAGACCGGCGTGGGCAGCATGGCTGAATGTCCAACGCCTCAAGCCCTGAGTCGTGAAGGCATAGACGCCATCATCGATGATTTCCGCAAGGCTGCTCGTAATGCCCTGAAGGCAGGTTTTGACGGGGTCGAAGTACACGGGGCGAATGGCTACCTGATCGACCAGTTCCTACGCACCACCTCCAACGTGCGCACGGATGAGTACGGCGGCTCACGGGAAAACCGCCTGCGCTTTCTCAAAGATGTCATGGATGCCGTGATCGAAGAAGTGGGTGCCGAGCGCACAGCGATTCGGCTGGCGCCATTTCTGACGGCGCGAGGCATGGCGTGCCCGGACATTCTGCCGACGATATTGGAAGCGGCGACTTATTTGCAGGATAAAGGCATTGCGTACCTGCATCTGGTGGAAGCGGACTGGGACGATGCACCGACGTTTCCAGAAGAGTTTCGCCAGGCCGTGCGCGGGCGTTTTCGCAACGCCATCGTGGTGGCCGGGAAGTACGACCTGGATCGCGCAGAGTGGGTGTTGACCAAGGGCTACGCAGACTTTGTCGCCTTCGGCCGAAAATTTGTCGCCAATCCCGATCTGCCACTGCGTCTGGAAAAGGGCTATCCATTGGCCGGTCTGGAGGGCGCTGAGTTATTTGGCGGTACCGAACGGGGTTACTCTGATTTTCCCGCCTGGTCTCGGCAGGCCTGA
- a CDS encoding LysR family transcriptional regulator, with translation MLIENLALFLLIVEKGGLSAAGREAGLSPTSVSERLAALEKHYAATLLTRTTRSISLTDEGRLLLEGARRLLADAEHIESSIKLGTDHISGLIRLSAPVDLGRNHIVPILDQFLEENPEVSVDLNLTDGVLDLAGQGIDFAIRYGALPDSTLRVRKLSEGRRVVCASPAYLRAHGEPQHPAELAQHPCILMRFGNNIHREWQFRSDGRSFKVSVSGRRIANDGDQVRQWCLAGHGLCIKSYIDVREDLNTGRLIEVLQAYSLPGVDLQIVYPSGHALPRRVKLLMDEIALKLTN, from the coding sequence ATGCTCATTGAAAACCTGGCGCTGTTTTTGTTGATTGTCGAGAAAGGCGGGTTGTCGGCGGCAGGCCGAGAGGCAGGGTTATCACCCACCTCGGTTTCGGAACGGCTCGCCGCTCTGGAGAAGCATTACGCAGCGACCCTTCTGACTCGCACGACGCGTTCCATCAGTTTGACCGATGAAGGGCGGTTGCTACTGGAGGGCGCGCGCCGACTGCTGGCAGACGCTGAACACATTGAGAGCAGTATCAAACTGGGCACGGACCACATTTCAGGTCTGATACGGCTGAGTGCGCCCGTTGACTTGGGCCGAAACCACATCGTGCCGATTCTCGATCAATTTCTGGAGGAGAATCCTGAAGTCAGCGTTGACTTGAATCTGACTGACGGCGTCCTTGATCTCGCGGGTCAAGGCATCGACTTTGCCATTCGTTACGGGGCGTTGCCCGACAGTACGCTGCGCGTCAGAAAACTCAGCGAGGGGCGCCGGGTCGTGTGCGCATCGCCTGCCTATCTCAGGGCCCATGGCGAGCCTCAGCACCCGGCAGAATTGGCACAGCACCCGTGCATCCTGATGCGCTTCGGCAACAACATCCACCGTGAATGGCAGTTCCGCAGCGACGGTCGCTCTTTTAAGGTGTCGGTTTCGGGCAGGCGCATCGCCAACGACGGCGATCAGGTGCGGCAATGGTGTCTTGCCGGGCATGGCCTGTGTATCAAGTCGTACATCGATGTGCGCGAAGACTTGAACACCGGGCGGTTGATCGAGGTGCTGCAGGCCTATTCCTTACCGGGTGTGGACTTGCAAATTGTCTACCCGTCCGGCCACGCACTGCCACGTCGAGTCAAATTGCTGATGGACGAAATCGCCTTGAAACTGACGAACTGA
- a CDS encoding LecA/PA-IL family lectin, producing the protein MSQPDIWSGTVDAKLESGKKTGFKVKKGDVITIIASGWVERGSGRAYGPQGDESLVGSYKPAGLVYPDGLVGALLMKIGDDYLTPINNGVFRWTVPTDGELTFLINDLAGDYGNNSGSFNVSVEKKTLNTEPKADVLKYGDKVRFLNGYADWNGGYLSVYDESKEAGAKYDVVSVLSPEKEGPIDTWLIGSATGKPDGDRVRSGDTIRLLNLYGDGPGYSDKNGGGYLDTNNYAAAPELYNVSTAEKANRGVEKTGHKTLDWVILFGAVGSQIYIGDAVSLRNEYNNSQGGYLDTCNHFAGRKSAGYQVYTNRSPNRAGVGTGSWKVLRALTSGPTAR; encoded by the coding sequence ATGTCTCAACCCGATATCTGGTCCGGCACGGTCGATGCGAAGCTGGAGAGCGGCAAAAAGACCGGTTTCAAGGTCAAAAAGGGAGACGTCATTACGATTATCGCCTCGGGCTGGGTGGAGCGAGGCTCAGGCAGGGCCTACGGTCCTCAAGGGGATGAGAGTCTCGTGGGTTCGTACAAGCCAGCCGGGTTGGTTTATCCGGACGGACTTGTCGGTGCGCTCTTGATGAAGATCGGCGATGACTATCTCACCCCGATCAATAACGGAGTGTTCCGCTGGACAGTACCGACCGACGGAGAACTCACCTTTCTCATCAATGATTTGGCCGGAGATTACGGGAACAACAGCGGCTCATTCAACGTCAGCGTCGAGAAGAAAACGCTCAACACTGAGCCCAAGGCCGATGTCCTCAAATATGGTGACAAAGTCCGCTTTCTCAACGGTTATGCGGATTGGAACGGCGGCTATCTCTCGGTCTATGACGAGTCCAAGGAAGCCGGGGCCAAGTACGATGTTGTGTCCGTTCTATCACCAGAAAAAGAAGGCCCTATCGACACTTGGTTGATCGGATCCGCAACGGGTAAGCCAGACGGTGACAGGGTGCGCTCTGGCGACACCATCAGACTATTGAATCTGTACGGAGACGGTCCGGGATACAGCGACAAAAACGGCGGCGGTTACCTCGACACGAACAATTACGCCGCTGCACCAGAGCTTTACAACGTCTCCACCGCCGAAAAGGCGAATCGCGGAGTGGAAAAAACCGGTCACAAAACTCTCGATTGGGTCATTTTGTTCGGCGCTGTCGGCTCACAGATCTACATCGGAGACGCGGTCAGCCTCCGGAACGAATACAACAATTCTCAAGGTGGATACCTGGATACCTGTAATCATTTCGCAGGAAGAAAAAGTGCGGGTTATCAAGTCTATACAAACCGCTCTCCGAACAGGGCCGGCGTCGGTACCGGGAGCTGGAAGGTCTTGAGGGCCCTGACATCTGGCCCTACGGCACGATAG
- a CDS encoding IS3 family transposase (programmed frameshift): protein MTKQRRSFSAEFKREAAGLVLDQGYSHIEASRSLGVVESALRRWVNQLQQERTGVTPQSKALTPEQQKIQELEARIARLEREKSIFKKGYRALDVGRARAHALIDQLSPQEPVDWLCAVFDVTRSCYYAHRLRRRTPDVERLRLRSRVNELFTQSRSAAGSRSIVSMMQEDGEQIGRFKVRGLMRELELVSKQPGSHAYKQATVERPDIPNILNREFDVPAPNQVWCGDITYIWAQGKWHYLAVVMDLYARRVVGWALSNKPDADLVIKALDMAYEQRGRPQGLLFHSDQGSQYGSRQFRQRLWRYRMRQSMSRRGNCWDNAPMERVFRSLKTEWIPTVGYMTAQEAHRDISHYLMHRYNWIRPHQFNNGLAPAQAEKKLNVVSGIS, encoded by the exons ATGACCAAACAACGTCGTTCTTTTTCCGCTGAATTCAAACGCGAGGCCGCAGGCCTCGTGCTCGATCAAGGCTATAGCCATATCGAAGCCAGCCGCTCGCTTGGTGTGGTTGAGTCCGCGTTGCGCCGCTGGGTTAATCAGCTTCAGCAGGAGCGCACTGGCGTTACTCCGCAGAGTAAAGCGCTGACGCCAGAGCAACAGAAAATCCAGGAATTGGAAGCTCGAATCGCTCGACTTGAGCGGGAGAAATCCATTT TTAAAAAAGGCTACCGCGCTCTTGATGTCGGAAGAGCACGAGCGCACGCGCTGATTGATCAACTGAGCCCCCAAGAGCCGGTTGATTGGCTTTGCGCAGTCTTTGACGTCACTCGTTCGTGTTACTACGCCCATCGTCTCAGGCGCCGAACTCCAGACGTTGAGCGGCTTCGGTTGCGCAGCCGGGTTAACGAACTGTTTACGCAAAGTCGAAGCGCCGCCGGTAGCCGCAGCATCGTGTCGATGATGCAGGAAGACGGCGAGCAAATTGGGCGGTTCAAGGTGCGAGGCCTGATGCGGGAACTGGAGTTGGTCAGTAAACAACCTGGATCACATGCCTACAAACAAGCGACGGTTGAGCGGCCTGACATTCCGAACATATTGAATCGAGAGTTTGATGTGCCGGCGCCGAATCAGGTCTGGTGTGGCGACATCACCTACATCTGGGCTCAAGGGAAATGGCATTACCTGGCTGTCGTTATGGATCTTTACGCGCGCCGAGTGGTGGGCTGGGCGCTGTCGAACAAGCCGGATGCGGATCTGGTCATCAAGGCGTTGGACATGGCTTACGAACAGCGTGGCAGGCCTCAAGGGCTTCTGTTTCACTCGGATCAGGGCTCGCAATATGGCAGTCGCCAGTTTCGCCAACGGCTCTGGCGTTACCGCATGCGCCAAAGCATGAGCCGTCGTGGAAACTGCTGGGATAACGCGCCGATGGAGCGTGTGTTTCGCAGCTTGAAAACTGAATGGATACCGACCGTGGGCTACATGACAGCTCAAGAAGCGCACCGCGACATCAGTCATTACCTGATGCATCGGTACAACTGGATTAGACCGCACCAATTCAACAACGGACTGGCCCCAGCTCAGGCCGAGAAAAAACTTAACGTCGTGTCCGGGATTAGTTGA
- a CDS encoding tyrosine-type recombinase/integrase, translating into MRPRKADTRSLPPRMYQWTRTRKSGKVWIAYYYLDMTGKAIPLGKDLDLARVKWAELEAKEKPLDLRTMKGIFDRYIRDIVSKKAARTQKDNLAEIKQLRPMFDSAPIDSITPSTIAGYRDARTAKVRANREIATLSHVFNIAREWGLTTKENPCQGVRKNKETPRDYYANDVVWDAVYMKAAQELKDAMDLAYLTGQRPADVLVMRKDDVEGNYLGVQQNKTHKKLRIQITDGDEPNSLGLLIGKMAERNAQHICSYLIVSARGKRMTAKMLRDRWDDARERAKKEAEEKGDVQLAEKIGGFQFRDIRPKAASEILDVGDASLLLGHTKGDITERVYRRIGAIAKPSK; encoded by the coding sequence ATGCGCCCCCGCAAGGCCGACACACGCAGCTTGCCGCCTCGGATGTACCAGTGGACACGAACACGAAAAAGCGGAAAGGTTTGGATCGCCTATTACTATCTGGATATGACAGGCAAGGCGATCCCGCTGGGCAAGGATCTGGACTTGGCCCGGGTCAAATGGGCGGAGCTGGAGGCGAAAGAAAAGCCGCTTGATCTGCGCACCATGAAAGGCATTTTCGACCGATATATCCGCGACATCGTATCGAAGAAAGCGGCAAGGACACAGAAGGACAATTTGGCGGAGATCAAGCAGCTTCGGCCCATGTTCGACAGCGCTCCCATCGACTCAATCACCCCATCAACTATCGCAGGGTACCGCGACGCGCGGACCGCCAAGGTTCGAGCGAATCGCGAGATTGCCACCCTCTCCCACGTTTTCAACATTGCTCGAGAATGGGGACTGACGACCAAAGAAAATCCCTGCCAGGGCGTGCGAAAAAACAAGGAAACGCCGAGGGACTATTACGCAAATGATGTGGTTTGGGATGCTGTTTACATGAAGGCAGCTCAAGAGCTGAAGGACGCGATGGACTTGGCCTATCTGACCGGGCAAAGACCGGCAGATGTCCTGGTCATGAGGAAGGACGATGTCGAGGGAAATTACTTGGGTGTGCAGCAGAACAAAACACACAAAAAGCTGCGTATCCAGATAACTGACGGTGATGAGCCAAACAGTCTGGGCTTGTTGATCGGAAAAATGGCCGAGCGCAATGCTCAGCACATTTGCAGCTATTTGATCGTGAGCGCACGCGGCAAGCGGATGACAGCGAAGATGCTTCGCGATCGATGGGACGACGCCAGAGAAAGGGCCAAGAAAGAAGCTGAAGAAAAAGGCGATGTTCAGCTGGCTGAGAAAATCGGAGGCTTCCAGTTCAGAGACATCAGGCCGAAAGCGGCGTCGGAAATCCTCGACGTCGGCGATGCGAGCCTACTCTTGGGGCACACCAAAGGAGACATTACCGAGCGCGTCTATCGACGGATTGGCGCCATTGCCAAGCCATCGAAATAG
- a CDS encoding DUF4224 domain-containing protein: METEILSDEELAALTGYKARAYQRRWLIDRQWVFVESRGKRPLVGRMYARMRLGMISPTIADPNPPPAAPVWTPDYSRVN; encoded by the coding sequence ATGGAAACAGAAATCCTCTCCGACGAGGAACTGGCCGCACTCACCGGCTACAAGGCCCGGGCCTACCAACGCCGCTGGCTGATTGATCGCCAGTGGGTGTTCGTCGAAAGCCGTGGCAAGCGCCCGCTGGTAGGCCGTATGTATGCCCGCATGAGGCTGGGCATGATCAGCCCTACGATTGCCGATCCGAACCCGCCGCCGGCAGCACCGGTATGGACACCAGACTACTCGCGAGTGAATTGA
- a CDS encoding DUF4145 domain-containing protein: MVRTIKKDKTAGEKLKLICVECRIPQNHVVLTSMEDCIDESNFESQKSYQIVQCLNCEALCFRSEYDDSQSHAYDMETGEDFHWTEVDIFPHRTAGRFKIKDSFLLPPIVRKAYDELVDAMNAGQTILAGLGIRVVLESICVDLKAEGDNLFKKINDLLVKGAITKSDVLILHKLRSLGNTAAHEAKPSSTEQLDLAMNVLEHLLLGTYLHPRLADNVFKT, from the coding sequence ATGGTACGGACAATAAAGAAAGACAAAACAGCTGGCGAAAAGCTAAAGCTGATATGTGTAGAGTGCCGCATTCCTCAAAATCATGTAGTGCTAACTTCCATGGAAGACTGCATTGACGAGAGTAATTTTGAATCTCAAAAGTCGTACCAAATAGTTCAGTGCCTTAACTGTGAAGCACTCTGTTTTCGTAGTGAGTATGATGATTCTCAATCTCATGCTTATGATATGGAAACAGGGGAAGACTTTCATTGGACTGAAGTGGATATTTTCCCCCATAGAACTGCAGGGAGGTTCAAGATCAAAGACTCATTCTTGCTACCGCCCATCGTTCGTAAAGCCTATGATGAACTAGTTGATGCTATGAATGCTGGCCAAACAATTCTCGCAGGCCTAGGGATTCGTGTTGTTCTTGAGTCAATTTGCGTCGACCTTAAGGCTGAGGGCGATAATTTGTTTAAGAAAATAAACGATCTTTTGGTGAAGGGTGCGATAACTAAAAGTGATGTTTTGATTCTTCACAAATTGAGATCGCTAGGAAATACAGCAGCTCATGAAGCAAAGCCAAGTAGCACGGAACAGCTTGACTTGGCGATGAACGTGCTTGAACACTTACTGCTCGGTACGTATTTGCATCCGAGGCTTGCTGATAATGTTTTCAAAACATAA
- the tnpB gene encoding IS66 family insertion sequence element accessory protein TnpB (TnpB, as the term is used for proteins encoded by IS66 family insertion elements, is considered an accessory protein, since TnpC, encoded by a neighboring gene, is a DDE family transposase.), with amino-acid sequence MMRPDAKVEKVYLYPKPVDLRKSIDGLAALVELDIKVAVFDPVLFVFLNKPRNRVKILYWERNGFCLWLKRLESERFKTSPDHSDEAIVLTVQELNWLLDGFDLWRNRPHQVLTPRFVA; translated from the coding sequence ATGATGCGTCCCGACGCCAAAGTTGAAAAAGTGTACCTCTACCCTAAACCCGTAGACTTACGAAAATCCATCGACGGCCTAGCCGCACTGGTGGAGCTGGATATCAAAGTGGCGGTGTTCGATCCGGTGCTTTTCGTCTTTCTCAACAAACCCCGCAATCGGGTGAAGATTTTGTATTGGGAACGCAACGGCTTTTGCCTTTGGCTCAAACGCCTTGAATCCGAACGCTTCAAAACATCGCCCGATCACAGCGACGAAGCCATCGTGCTGACGGTCCAGGAGCTGAACTGGCTGCTCGATGGTTTTGATCTGTGGCGCAACCGTCCACATCAGGTTTTGACACCTCGATTTGTCGCCTGA
- the tnpC gene encoding IS66 family transposase: protein MISMPDNLPDDLTALKQLLAQMQSKVVHLEEENALLRQRLFGRKSEQSVDPATPQLALFNEAESVAEPAAEEAEEEVVAPTKRRGKRKPLSADLPRIEVIHELPEHELMCACGCRKHAIGEETSEQLEIVPMQIRVIKHIRKVYACRGCETAPVTADKPAQLIEKSMASPSVLAMLLTTKYVDGLPLHRFEKVLGRHGVDIPRQTLARWVIQCGEHLQPLLNLMRDRLLESHVIHCDETRVQVMKEPDREPTSQSWMWVQTGGPPNQPVILFDYSTSRAQEVPSRLLEGYRGYLMTDDYAGYNALGAQAGVERLGCWAHARRKFVEAQKVQPKGKTGRADIALNLINKLYGIERDLKEVGDEHRHEGRQQNSLPVLAQLRAWLERTQPQVTAQNALGKAISYLASNWDKLVRYTEAGSLPIDNNAAERAIRPFVIGRKNWLFSDTPKGATASAQLYSLVETAKANGQEPYAWLRHALERLPQAAAVEDFEALLPWNCTPQIPR from the coding sequence ATGATTTCCATGCCCGACAACCTTCCCGATGACCTGACTGCGCTCAAGCAATTACTTGCTCAGATGCAGTCCAAGGTTGTTCATCTTGAAGAAGAAAATGCGCTGCTACGTCAGCGTCTCTTCGGACGTAAATCCGAACAATCAGTCGACCCAGCGACCCCGCAATTGGCTCTTTTTAATGAAGCCGAAAGTGTCGCTGAGCCTGCCGCCGAAGAGGCGGAGGAAGAAGTCGTCGCTCCGACCAAACGCCGTGGCAAACGCAAGCCTCTGTCCGCCGACTTGCCCCGTATCGAAGTCATCCACGAACTGCCCGAGCACGAGCTGATGTGTGCTTGCGGCTGCCGCAAGCACGCCATCGGCGAAGAAACCAGCGAGCAGTTGGAAATCGTGCCGATGCAGATCCGCGTGATCAAACATATCCGCAAGGTCTACGCCTGCCGTGGCTGTGAAACCGCGCCGGTCACCGCTGACAAGCCAGCGCAATTGATTGAAAAGAGCATGGCCAGTCCCAGTGTGTTGGCGATGTTGCTGACCACCAAATACGTCGACGGTCTGCCGCTGCATCGCTTCGAAAAAGTACTCGGTCGCCACGGCGTCGATATTCCACGACAAACCTTGGCACGTTGGGTCATCCAGTGCGGCGAACACCTGCAACCGCTGCTCAACTTGATGCGTGACAGGCTGCTGGAAAGTCACGTAATCCACTGCGACGAAACGCGTGTCCAGGTGATGAAAGAGCCTGATCGAGAGCCGACTAGCCAGTCCTGGATGTGGGTACAAACCGGCGGACCGCCGAATCAGCCAGTGATCCTTTTTGATTACTCGACCAGCCGAGCGCAAGAGGTACCGTCGCGCCTGCTCGAAGGTTATCGCGGCTATCTGATGACCGACGATTACGCCGGCTATAACGCCTTGGGCGCGCAGGCTGGTGTCGAACGTTTAGGCTGCTGGGCACATGCGCGACGCAAGTTTGTCGAGGCGCAAAAAGTGCAACCCAAGGGCAAAACCGGGCGTGCCGATATAGCCCTGAATCTGATCAACAAGCTGTACGGTATCGAGCGAGATTTAAAAGAAGTCGGCGATGAACATCGCCATGAAGGTCGACAGCAAAACAGCCTGCCAGTCCTGGCGCAGTTACGCGCCTGGCTGGAGAGAACGCAGCCTCAGGTGACGGCGCAAAACGCGCTGGGCAAAGCCATCAGTTATCTGGCCAGCAACTGGGACAAGTTAGTGCGCTACACCGAAGCCGGTTCTTTGCCGATCGACAACAACGCAGCAGAGCGTGCGATCAGGCCCTTCGTAATAGGGCGCAAGAACTGGCTGTTCAGCGACACGCCCAAAGGCGCGACGGCCAGTGCTCAACTTTACAGTTTGGTCGAGACGGCTAAAGCCAACGGCCAAGAGCCCTATGCGTGGCTGCGCCACGCACTTGAACGATTGCCGCAAGCCGCAGCGGTAGAGGACTTCGAAGCCTTGCTGCCGTGGAACTGCACTCCGCAAATACCAAGATAA
- a CDS encoding DUF2786 domain-containing protein, with protein sequence MSAQQIDEKKLERAIRKIKQCLALAQSANENEAATALRQAQALMREYRLTEMDVNLSDVGEVESQFSRVERLPTWERNLSGAVAHVFGCTSLYGRQYCKEKDRIIARTSFVGVTPAQHIALYAFEALLTKLKFARKQYVAAVRAGLHRSSYSAETAGDHFALAWVNEVYGKLSALVPKGEIDIASASGGRDIIAVEAQDKALITAYLANKGVGKARKARDVDIDLNAQIAGILAGRRVDLHAGIARGGDDHLAISASF encoded by the coding sequence AAACTCGAGCGCGCGATCCGCAAGATCAAGCAGTGCCTTGCACTGGCCCAGAGCGCCAACGAGAACGAGGCGGCGACGGCGCTTCGGCAGGCCCAGGCGCTGATGCGCGAGTATCGGCTGACCGAAATGGATGTGAATTTGAGCGACGTCGGCGAAGTCGAGTCGCAATTCTCCCGGGTCGAGCGCCTGCCGACGTGGGAGCGGAACCTGAGCGGAGCAGTTGCCCACGTTTTCGGGTGCACCTCACTGTACGGTCGGCAGTACTGCAAGGAAAAGGATCGGATCATCGCCAGAACATCCTTCGTGGGAGTGACACCTGCCCAGCACATCGCGCTGTATGCGTTCGAGGCGCTGCTGACAAAGCTGAAATTTGCTCGCAAGCAATACGTCGCTGCGGTGCGTGCGGGATTGCACCGCAGCTCGTACTCAGCTGAAACAGCAGGCGACCACTTCGCCCTGGCATGGGTCAACGAGGTTTACGGAAAGCTGAGCGCCCTTGTGCCGAAAGGCGAAATTGATATCGCCTCAGCAAGCGGCGGCCGCGACATCATTGCCGTCGAAGCGCAAGACAAGGCGCTGATCACCGCGTACCTCGCAAACAAAGGCGTGGGCAAAGCCCGCAAAGCGCGCGATGTCGATATCGACCTGAATGCGCAAATTGCGGGAATACTCGCCGGCCGCAGGGTGGACCTGCATGCCGGCATTGCGCGCGGCGGCGATGACCACCTAGCAATATCGGCGAGCTTCTGA